The genomic interval GTGACAGATGTTcacaagaatgtttttttttatgtatacTGTAGCTCTAATAAATTTAGCTCTGCCAAACTATTGATCAAAATGGCGTCTCTTGTCTTTCCAGGGGAAATCACTTACAGCAGCTGGGTGGAAAAGGGGAGAGATATTAATGTCTGGGAGAGATCCAAAAATTGATTTAACACTCAAATATCTACGAAACACACTGCTTTAGAGGAGGATGCTCTACTGGTCCAAAATGTTGGTTCAGAATTCGAATGTGAAAAATGACAGTTaatcttaattgtttttttttgtttgttttttttgcacataaAAAAATCCACCAGTCATGTGACCATCTGACCTGAactttgtgtactgtatattaccaACATAGACAAAGGGCTCAgcggtcctgggcccagggagagcagGGGCCCCGTATTGGGTCCTCATGGTACGTATTGGGTGGGAGGGATTTTGAGATTACTTTGTTTTGGACCTGGCAGTCATACATTTACCATGCACTCATGTGACTCACAAGCCCAGCTGACCTGaactgtgtgtgtaccgtatgcttACCCACATCACCCGGCGCCAAGGGGGTCTATTTTTGTTCTGCCATGTCATGTTACACCCAGGCAGCCATGATGGCACAGGagctgaagaagaagagggaaCAGAACACTAGTGGCTACATAGAACACACAAAGAATTTAGAACAGGATACAATAATCTAGAACAGGACACCAGTGGCTGCAAAGAACGTAGGACAAACATAGAACTGGACACCTGTGAGCATATACAGTAGAACACACAAAGAAGAATCTTGGCATTGGAACCTTGAAGAGAAAGATCTGCAGCTGTGTGTGGACGAGGCAGACGTCATGGCGATGAGAGTGGGGAAGAGTCAGCTTCAGAAACTGGAGACTAGGGTACCATTCACATTGGAATAAGTAGCAttgccagattaggcggtttTCTTCCCCAACTGAGCTGTTTGCCATGGCCTTCTGTGGGTAAAAAAGGGCATGGGATGGGTTAAgccatagaaataaataaaacttGGTCCAAATTGGGCAGGCTTTAGAGCCTCAAGgtggttttcagcattttttgggctggaaaacaccagtcacatctggcaactctgGTTATTATAGCATATAATAAGTCATCTTTAAACTGTCAGCCCATAGTTACATACAGTAGGTCTTCTAATCTTTTTTGAGAGCAATCTATACACCAGTACAATGTTTTgacaactttgaactttgaaagtAATCTTTTGTTTGctatttgtactgtgtgtgtgtgtgtatgtatatgcgtgtgtgtgtgcacgtgtatgcttgcgtgcatgtgtgtgtgtgcgcgcgcgcatgtgtaggTGCATGAGCTGGAGAGTGAACTGGAGGCTGAGCAGAGGCGTGGGGCCGAGGCCATCAAAGGAGTCCGCAAATATGAGAAGAGGATGAAGGAGCTGAGCTATCAGGTTATTACACGGGACAGTcatggcagagagagtagagaaagagaggctccattggcccattgtttccaggttctattattgcaaggggagggggggaaatccccctttaggcagacctaaggactgttctattcaatgctaggagtattatgacacgcccctttaggcagaccggaacctggtcatgttaggtacccatagcaacctattacattggcatatctctatatacttaaagaatctctggtcatggtgtagcgaaggggagtagagttgagtGGGACtggaacccagaccttctggagtagaaaaacgggggctctgaccgctacaccaaacaGCCAGGCTGCTTAGGGTGACTGTCAGAACACACtcataaccctagtgatggtcactccatcatacTGCTTTCCCTTTCGGGTAGCGCACCCGTGCgcctcacacactcatggtgtccctcacccATAATGCTTCTCCCATCTAGTGTGCCCTATCAttaatgcttcacccatcactggagTCCCTCGCACCGGGGGTCCTTCATATGGGattacagctcacacacaatGAGTATGCTCCCAATGGCCTCGTGGTAACCATCCACTTCttacaccatttgtagcgaagggagagttgcccagctggaattcgaacctggaccttctggggtagtaaacggGGGCTCTGGCTGCTACTAGGGatattaaccggtaaccggttataATAAtaatcgaccggatcaacttcaaccggttaaaattttctgtcaccggttaaccggttgtaataataatcaattataatttcctcccaaaaagccccccaaaaaatgatgattttgaggttttagtacgataattcagcattttccatctggcaacagtggctggacttGGCAGGTCATGTCAGGGCAgcgaaaaaaaaggcttatgtgaaaaataatgataataaaaaaaacagtgctgtgcatatcaggcacgcgaacgttgtattatttaagattaccggttaaccaccggttaataagtctcagtaaccggttaaggtttttttcaattttcgccatccctggctgctacaccaaagagccaggctcgtggGGGCGATAGTCAGAACACACCAATAACCATAGTGATGGGCACTCTATCACACATAGCCTCGTGGTGAAGGAGATGCACTTTAGATCagaagtttgaatcccacccttccacccccTATCTCACTTGCAGAgttgcctttgagcaaggcacctaaccccactctgtTCCAGGCATGGTAACTGATACCCTGTATACTtacaaaataactgtaagttgctttggataaaagtgtcatctAAGTGCGATGTTATGTAATACTAAACAGTTCCTTTCTATTCCCAGACAGATGAGGACAGTAAGACTGTGCGGCATCTTCAGGGTTTGGTTGATAGTCTTCAGCTACAGATGAAGACGTACAAGAGGCAAACAGAGGAAGCGGTGAGGTCCCCTACAGTAAATCAGCGATTCCCAACCATTTCCAACTTGGGGTtcacttgaaattgtcacaaatgcttggggcccacctctgacccaataaacaaaaacactcaataacaacacacacacacacacacacacacacacacacacacacacacacacacgcacacacgcacacacacacacacacacgcacacacacacacacacacacacacacacacacacacacacacacacacacacgcacgcacgcacgcacgcacgcacgcacgcacgcacgcacgcactaatattattttgattt from Engraulis encrasicolus isolate BLACKSEA-1 chromosome 17, IST_EnEncr_1.0, whole genome shotgun sequence carries:
- the LOC134467336 gene encoding myosin-7, whose protein sequence is MAMRVGKSQLQKLETRVHELESELEAEQRRGAEAIKGVRKYEKRMKELSYQTDEDSKTVRHLQGLVDSLQLQMKTYKRQTEEAEEQANAHLSKFRKVQHQLKEAEERADIAEAHINKLKTRNQQL